A stretch of Patescibacteria group bacterium DNA encodes these proteins:
- a CDS encoding ATPase, T2SS/T4P/T4SS family translates to MPSIDKLHLNELINQALKENAISLSFNISSYPIMKIRDNLKILEDAPILTKEFLETIMDSILNDTQKEILKKEKELTMGYDWSNDVRLIVNFFYQRGSLSITIKIVPAVFRDITELNLPNVVNDIVKMKSGLIIICGPVSSGRTTTISSILEYLNKNTDNRIVTIECPIERQFINKKSIIQQREIGRDVDSIADGLNDVIDEDVNIVYVAKISSKEDVKAMLQVANSGKLVFVIMDLDSIVSVLNQIYGSFELSEKDWARSLLVESLRVIINQRLIPRSGGGEILASEVFTMTSTSYAMVKSGNFDQIKSIMQTSRQDNMQDLDTVLKTMVQNGIIELENAKKYSNNPEVFK, encoded by the coding sequence ATGCCATCAATAGATAAGTTACATTTAAATGAGCTTATAAATCAAGCTCTAAAAGAGAATGCTATTTCTCTTTCTTTTAATATTAGTAGTTATCCTATTATGAAAATAAGAGATAATTTAAAGATATTAGAAGATGCTCCAATTTTAACAAAAGAATTTTTGGAGACAATAATGGATTCTATTTTAAATGATACTCAAAAAGAGATTTTAAAAAAAGAAAAAGAACTTACTATGGGTTATGATTGGTCAAATGATGTAAGATTAATAGTAAATTTTTTTTATCAGAGGGGTTCTTTGTCTATTACTATAAAAATAGTACCAGCAGTTTTTAGAGATATTACAGAATTAAATTTACCAAATGTAGTAAATGATATAGTAAAAATGAAATCAGGACTTATTATTATATGTGGACCAGTGTCATCCGGAAGAACAACTACAATTTCATCAATATTAGAATATCTTAATAAAAATACTGATAATAGAATAGTTACAATTGAATGTCCAATAGAGAGACAATTTATTAATAAAAAAAGTATTATTCAACAAAGAGAAATTGGTAGAGATGTAGACTCTATAGCAGACGGTCTAAATGATGTAATAGATGAAGATGTAAATATTGTTTATGTCGCAAAAATTAGTTCCAAAGAAGATGTAAAAGCTATGTTGCAAGTTGCAAATTCTGGGAAATTGGTTTTTGTGATTATGGATTTGGATTCTATAGTTTCTGTTTTAAATCAGATATATGGTAGTTTTGAATTATCGGAAAAAGATTGGGCCAGAAGTCTTTTGGTAGAATCACTGAGAGTTATAATCAATCAGAGATTAATACCAAGATCAGGTGGTGGAGAAATTCTTGCTTCTGAAGTTTTTACTATGACATCTACAAGTTATGCTATGGTAAAATCTGGAAATTTTGATCAAATAAAATCAATAATGCAAACATCAAGACAAGATAATATGCAAGATTTAGATACGGTTTTAAAGACAATGGTTCAAAATGGTATTATCGAATTAGAAAATGCAAAAAAATATTCAAATAATCCAGAAGTTTTTAAATAA
- a CDS encoding type II secretion system F family protein, whose amino-acid sequence MPKFNYKALDINGNVINGIVDAPSQELASTALIDKSFKIIDLEESKGLVNFNFKALSIFNGISKKDLVIFSRQLAVMISATVPIIQALRGITKQTTNQALSRNVEQIADDVDGGMKLSDAMSKHAIFDNFFVSMIAAGESSGRLDEVLNYLADEVEKSYDLSAKIKGAMIYPIFIISGLLLVGIAAMIFIIPNLTEMLQASGAVLPLPTRVLIFISDSLRKYYILIILFVAVFVFGLIYSIKKTELGNKIFNIIKIKFPVFGKLFKNIYLVRFSSTLSSLISAGVPLTEALRITGNVVGNYNYKKVINEAVKKVEDGYSIAYVFSESNLFPPMLSQMLKVGEKTGRLNIVLDKLSGFYAREVSNMVGNLTALIEPLIMVIIGLGVGGMVAAIIMPMYNMANTF is encoded by the coding sequence ATGCCAAAATTTAATTATAAAGCTTTAGATATAAACGGAAATGTAATCAATGGAATTGTAGATGCTCCTTCTCAGGAATTAGCAAGTACTGCCTTGATAGATAAAAGTTTCAAAATTATTGATTTGGAAGAATCAAAGGGTTTGGTAAATTTTAATTTTAAGGCATTGTCTATATTTAATGGAATTAGTAAAAAGGATTTGGTTATTTTTTCTAGACAATTAGCTGTTATGATATCAGCAACAGTTCCTATAATACAAGCACTTCGTGGTATTACAAAACAGACAACTAATCAAGCTCTTAGTAGAAATGTTGAACAAATAGCAGATGATGTAGATGGTGGTATGAAATTATCAGATGCTATGAGTAAACATGCTATTTTTGATAATTTTTTTGTTAGCATGATTGCAGCAGGAGAGAGTTCTGGTAGATTAGACGAGGTTTTGAACTATTTAGCAGATGAGGTAGAAAAAAGTTATGACCTCTCTGCAAAAATAAAAGGAGCTATGATATATCCTATATTTATTATAAGCGGTTTGCTACTAGTCGGTATTGCTGCAATGATTTTTATAATTCCAAATCTTACGGAAATGTTGCAAGCATCAGGCGCTGTGTTGCCTCTTCCTACTAGAGTTCTTATATTTATAAGCGATTCACTTAGAAAATATTATATATTAATAATATTATTTGTTGCTGTATTTGTTTTTGGATTAATTTATTCTATAAAGAAAACAGAACTCGGTAACAAAATATTCAATATAATAAAAATAAAATTTCCTGTTTTTGGAAAACTTTTTAAAAACATATATTTGGTAAGATTTTCTAGTACGCTATCAAGTCTTATTTCAGCAGGCGTACCACTCACAGAAGCACTTAGAATTACAGGAAATGTTGTAGGAAATTACAATTACAAAAAAGTAATAAATGAAGCTGTAAAAAAAGTAGAAGATGGATACTCCATTGCTTATGTTTTTTCAGAAAGTAATTTGTTTCCACCGATGCTTTCTCAGATGTTGAAAGTTGGAGAAAAAACAGGAAGATTGAATATAGTACTTGATAAATTATCGGGATTTTATGCTAGAGAAGTTTCAAATATGGTAGGAAATCTTACAGCACTTATTGAACCACTTATAATGGTGATAATAGGTCTTGGAGTTGGTGGAATGGTAGCAGCTATTATAATGCCTATGTATAATATGGCAAATACATTTTAG
- a CDS encoding response regulator, translated as MSDANKKILIAEDDPFLSGMYSEKLELENFNVILAVDGVEAIDKMKIYKPDLVLLDLLMPKKDGFEVLSEKLLDDSIKDIPVIVLTNLSQKEQIKKCYDLGAKDFLIKAYFVPSEVIKKIRTIIE; from the coding sequence ATGTCTGATGCAAATAAAAAAATATTAATAGCAGAAGATGATCCATTTTTATCTGGCATGTATTCAGAAAAACTTGAATTAGAGAATTTTAATGTTATATTAGCAGTTGATGGAGTTGAAGCGATAGATAAAATGAAAATATATAAACCAGATTTAGTTTTATTAGATCTTCTTATGCCAAAGAAGGATGGTTTTGAAGTTTTAAGTGAAAAATTATTAGATGATAGTATAAAAGATATACCAGTTATAGTCCTTACGAATTTGTCACAAAAGGAACAAATTAAAAAATGTTATGATTTAGGCGCAAAAGATTTTTTGATAAAAGCATATTTTGTACCATCTGAAGTTATTAAGAAAATAAGAACAATAATAGAATAG
- a CDS encoding prepilin-type N-terminal cleavage/methylation domain-containing protein — translation MLKSYKKGFTLIELLVVIAIIGLLSTLAVFSLNSARTKARDAKRISDMKMLSTAMEMYATDEGSYDDAITSCESGLYTCSGISYGGAPLLDLVTLKDPSNPTILCNGELVPCEYTFFSNPAVWDWSVCFGLEKPTGNQGSGLHAIGPGGSIVSVDDNNIDDYCRDE, via the coding sequence ATGTTAAAGAGTTACAAAAAAGGTTTTACATTAATAGAACTTTTGGTCGTCATAGCTATTATTGGTCTTCTTTCCACATTAGCAGTATTTTCTTTGAATTCTGCTAGAACAAAGGCAAGAGACGCAAAAAGAATATCTGATATGAAAATGCTTTCAACAGCAATGGAAATGTATGCTACAGATGAAGGTTCTTATGATGATGCTATTACTTCATGTGAAAGTGGGTTATATACTTGCAGTGGTATATCTTACGGAGGAGCTCCTTTACTTGATTTAGTTACGTTGAAAGATCCATCTAATCCAACTATTCTTTGCAATGGTGAATTAGTACCATGTGAATATACATTTTTTTCTAATCCTGCAGTTTGGGATTGGTCTGTTTGTTTTGGTCTAGAAAAGCCGACTGGTAACCAAGGAAGTGGTTTGCATGCTATAGGTCCTGGTGGTAGTATTGTCAGTGTGGATGATAATAATATAGATGATTATTGTCGCGATGAATAA
- a CDS encoding type II secretion system protein encodes MNKKGFTLIELLVVIAIIGLLSTLAVFSLNSARTKARDAKRISDMKMLGTAMEMYATEGGTYVGSLGTTTTGGDLLHELGSIQYGGESLLDLSVLKDPSSPTDACTSGSDAACNYAVRIVPTASTYQICFYLEKGAASFGYGPHKLIQGGGMSTGCD; translated from the coding sequence ATGAATAAAAAAGGTTTTACATTAATAGAACTTTTGGTCGTCATAGCTATTATTGGTCTTCTTTCCACATTAGCAGTATTTTCTTTGAATTCTGCTAGAACAAAGGCAAGAGACGCAAAAAGAATATCTGATATGAAAATGCTTGGAACAGCAATGGAAATGTATGCTACAGAAGGGGGTACTTATGTAGGTTCTTTAGGTACCACTACTACTGGTGGTGATCTTTTACATGAATTGGGAAGTATTCAGTATGGGGGAGAATCTTTATTGGATTTATCAGTTTTAAAAGATCCTTCTAGTCCAACTGATGCATGTACAAGTGGTTCAGATGCTGCATGTAATTATGCTGTAAGAATTGTTCCTACGGCAAGCACCTATCAAATTTGTTTTTATTTAGAGAAAGGTGCTGCAAGTTTTGGATATGGTCCACATAAATTGATTCAAGGTGGAGGAATGTCAACAGGTTGTGATTAA